One Archangium lipolyticum genomic region harbors:
- a CDS encoding LytR/AlgR family response regulator transcription factor, with product MVVADDEPLARERLRTLLAGEPGVALVAEAASGAETVRAVLSTTPDVLLLDIEMPSGDGFEVLRALPPGQTPVVVFVTAWQRYAVQAFEARALDYLLKPYDRERFRAALLRARQHVRLVRRSEAPPHRVEEMLCALAQAEAPPRRLPVKADGRIRFVDCAAITHVEAEANYVRVHAGGEQFIMRETLTHLEERLDPRRFLRVHRSVLVNLDHVRELEPLSQGEYLLSLPGGVALRTGRGHRARVEQALGLEGD from the coding sequence GTGGTGGTCGCCGACGACGAGCCCCTGGCCCGCGAGCGGCTGCGCACGTTGCTGGCGGGTGAGCCCGGAGTGGCGTTGGTGGCGGAAGCGGCCAGCGGCGCGGAGACGGTGCGCGCGGTGCTCTCCACCACCCCGGACGTGCTGCTGCTCGACATCGAAATGCCGTCGGGCGACGGCTTCGAGGTGCTGCGGGCGCTGCCGCCCGGCCAGACGCCGGTGGTGGTGTTCGTCACCGCCTGGCAGCGCTACGCGGTCCAGGCCTTCGAGGCGCGGGCGTTGGACTACCTGCTCAAGCCCTATGACCGGGAGCGCTTCCGCGCCGCGCTGCTGCGGGCCCGTCAGCACGTGCGGCTCGTGCGCCGGTCGGAAGCGCCCCCCCACAGAGTGGAAGAGATGCTCTGCGCGCTCGCCCAGGCGGAAGCACCGCCACGGCGGTTGCCCGTCAAGGCGGACGGCCGCATCCGCTTCGTGGACTGCGCCGCCATCACCCACGTGGAAGCCGAGGCCAACTACGTGCGCGTGCACGCGGGCGGCGAGCAGTTCATCATGCGCGAGACGCTGACACACCTGGAGGAGCGGTTGGACCCGCGCCGCTTCCTGCGCGTCCATCGCTCGGTGCTGGTCAACCTGGACCACGTGCGCGAGCTCGAGCCGCTGTCCCAGGGCGAATACCTCCTGTCCCTCCCGGGCGGCGTCGCGCTGCGCACCGGCCGCGGCCACCGCGCCCGCGTGGAGCAAGCCCTGGGGCTGGAGGGGGACTGA
- a CDS encoding ABC transporter ATP-binding protein: MSIAIQIKGLIKSFGQTRALDGLELSVRTGEVHGFLGPNGAGKSTTLRVLLGLMRADAGEVRLLDGDPWKDATRLHRRLAYVPGDVSLWPNLTGGEVIHLLGQLRGGLDTRRCAQLQERFALDPRKPGRTYSKGNRQKVALIAALASNVELLILDEPTSGLDPLMESVFQECILEERRQGRTVLLSSHILGEVEALCDRLSIIRNGRTVESGTLAQLRHLSRTTLSAELRNAPSGMEGWPGVHAVQVDGTRLRCEVDATELNAVLRHLTTLGLRSLVSQPPTLEELFMRHYQTQGPAEAVPTRTSEAVSP, translated from the coding sequence ATGTCAATCGCGATCCAGATCAAGGGCCTGATCAAGTCGTTCGGCCAGACACGGGCGCTCGATGGGCTCGAGCTGTCCGTGCGAACCGGCGAGGTACACGGCTTCCTCGGCCCGAATGGAGCGGGCAAGTCCACCACGCTCCGGGTGCTGCTGGGGCTGATGCGGGCGGACGCGGGCGAGGTCCGGCTTCTGGACGGGGATCCCTGGAAGGACGCCACCCGGCTGCACCGACGGCTCGCCTATGTGCCGGGAGACGTGTCTCTGTGGCCAAACCTCACGGGCGGTGAGGTGATCCACCTGCTCGGCCAGCTGCGTGGAGGACTCGACACCCGTCGTTGCGCGCAGCTCCAGGAGCGCTTCGCGCTGGATCCCCGGAAGCCGGGGCGCACCTACTCCAAGGGGAACCGGCAGAAGGTCGCCCTCATCGCGGCGCTAGCCTCCAACGTGGAGTTGCTCATCCTGGACGAACCCACCTCGGGGCTCGATCCCTTGATGGAGAGCGTGTTCCAGGAGTGCATCCTCGAGGAGCGGCGCCAGGGGCGGACCGTGCTGCTCTCCAGCCACATCCTCGGCGAGGTGGAGGCGCTCTGTGATCGCTTGAGCATCATCCGCAACGGGCGCACGGTCGAGAGCGGCACCCTCGCGCAACTGCGCCACCTGTCCCGGACCACGCTGTCGGCGGAGCTGCGGAACGCTCCGTCCGGGATGGAGGGATGGCCGGGCGTGCATGCGGTGCAGGTCGATGGCACCCGGCTGCGCTGTGAGGTCGACGCCACCGAGCTCAATGCTGTGCTCCGGCACCTCACCACCCTGGGCCTGCGCAGCCTCGTCAGCCAGCCCCCCACCCTCGAGGAGCTGTTCATGCGGCACTACCAGACGCAAGGACCCGCGGAAGCTGTCCCCACGCGCACCTCCGAGGCGGTGTCCCCGTGA
- a CDS encoding GbsR/MarR family transcriptional regulator, translated as MGKRAGAKRDEVAVSRFVERFALALSDNGFPRMPARVFAGLLTAEKETRTAAELAQQLRVSAAAISGAVRYLEQVGLVERGREPGQRSDHYRVVSNAWYEALARRDQILLRFEQVLREGIDAVGAESLTGLRLDETRQFFEFMRSEMPRLLMKWREQRSAKSQG; from the coding sequence ATGGGGAAGAGAGCGGGGGCGAAGCGTGACGAGGTGGCCGTGAGCCGGTTCGTCGAGCGTTTCGCCCTGGCCCTGTCGGACAATGGGTTCCCACGCATGCCCGCCCGGGTGTTCGCGGGTCTGCTGACCGCGGAAAAGGAGACTCGAACGGCGGCCGAGCTGGCCCAGCAACTCCGGGTGAGTGCGGCGGCCATCTCCGGGGCCGTGCGCTATCTGGAGCAGGTGGGCCTGGTGGAGCGCGGGCGAGAGCCGGGACAACGCAGCGACCACTACCGGGTCGTCTCCAACGCCTGGTACGAGGCGCTCGCCCGGCGCGACCAGATACTCCTGCGGTTCGAGCAGGTGCTGCGGGAGGGGATCGACGCGGTGGGCGCGGAGAGCCTGACCGGTCTCCGGTTGGATGAGACGCGGCAGTTCTTCGAGTTCATGCGGAGCGAGATGCCGCGCTTGCTGATGAAATGGCGGGAGCAGCGCTCCGCGAAGAGCCAGGGCTGA
- a CDS encoding ABC transporter permease: MSAWEGTGLLLRHLLRRERFSMPAWLLLLVVMVVGTVLHYARVFPTEPLRQDFAEFVRHNTLTLAFGGQLSNARLESLAAWKIGDILYSLLGLMTALLVIRHTRAEEESGRLELLAAGGIGRFAPLTATLLLACGASVLTGLLCALGWIALGCEPVGSLAFGCALAAPGCVFAAVAALAAQLGASTRMAAGMAFASLGAGYVLRFVADGSGQLWLRWLSPQGWSHLAEPFADRRWWVLGLPVLVTLVLAGVAHVLVASRDLGSGVLPSRPAPEDTPGLRSPLALAWRLQRGLLLGWMSAFALLGAFVGGLLQGLNEVGSQNPWWREIVNRYGGGPNVRFSDLLAWVLLLSLGYLATLHPILVTLRLRSEEEQGRAELVLSTAVGRVRWAASHLVFVVLGPVAVMAASGIALGLVHGSNTGELALQLSRSLAGALIQVPAVWVVAGVAVFAYGVVPRFASAISWAAFLFINVFGEVLGPILGLEYAVANQAIPFHHLPRILSGGAFTVTPLLVLTGLAAALGTTGVLVLRRRDLA, encoded by the coding sequence GTGAGCGCCTGGGAGGGAACGGGCCTGTTGCTGCGGCATCTCCTGCGGCGCGAGCGGTTCTCCATGCCCGCGTGGCTCCTCCTGCTCGTGGTCATGGTGGTGGGAACGGTGCTCCACTACGCGCGCGTCTTCCCCACCGAGCCATTGCGCCAGGACTTCGCGGAGTTCGTCCGCCACAACACCCTGACGCTCGCGTTCGGTGGGCAGCTCTCCAACGCCCGCCTCGAGTCACTCGCGGCCTGGAAGATTGGAGACATCCTCTACAGCCTGTTGGGGCTGATGACCGCGTTGCTTGTCATCCGGCATACCCGGGCCGAGGAGGAGAGCGGGCGGCTCGAGTTGTTGGCCGCGGGAGGGATTGGGCGCTTCGCCCCGCTGACCGCGACGCTCCTCCTGGCGTGCGGAGCCAGCGTGCTGACCGGACTGCTCTGTGCGCTCGGGTGGATCGCCCTGGGGTGCGAGCCCGTTGGGTCGCTCGCGTTCGGGTGCGCGCTGGCGGCCCCGGGGTGCGTCTTCGCGGCGGTAGCGGCATTGGCGGCACAACTGGGCGCGAGTACGCGCATGGCGGCGGGGATGGCCTTCGCCTCGCTCGGAGCTGGGTACGTGCTGCGCTTCGTGGCGGATGGAAGCGGACAGCTCTGGTTGAGATGGTTGTCGCCTCAGGGATGGAGCCATCTGGCCGAGCCGTTCGCGGACCGTCGCTGGTGGGTCCTCGGTCTGCCCGTGCTCGTGACCCTCGTCCTCGCGGGGGTCGCGCATGTGCTGGTGGCGAGCCGGGACCTGGGCTCGGGCGTGCTGCCTTCACGACCCGCCCCCGAGGACACTCCCGGACTCAGGAGCCCGCTGGCGCTCGCCTGGCGTCTGCAACGAGGGCTGTTGCTGGGGTGGATGAGCGCCTTCGCCCTGCTCGGCGCCTTCGTGGGCGGCCTGCTCCAGGGATTGAATGAGGTCGGCAGCCAGAACCCCTGGTGGCGGGAAATCGTCAACCGCTATGGCGGTGGCCCGAACGTCCGCTTCAGCGATCTCCTCGCATGGGTCCTCCTGCTCAGCCTGGGATACCTCGCCACGCTCCATCCCATCCTGGTGACGCTGCGTCTGCGCTCCGAGGAGGAGCAGGGCCGCGCCGAGCTGGTGCTATCGACCGCCGTCGGGCGGGTGCGCTGGGCCGCCAGCCACCTGGTCTTCGTGGTCCTGGGACCCGTGGCGGTGATGGCCGCGAGCGGCATCGCCCTCGGGCTCGTTCATGGGAGCAACACGGGTGAACTGGCGCTCCAGCTCTCCCGAAGCCTCGCGGGTGCGCTGATCCAGGTGCCCGCGGTCTGGGTGGTCGCTGGGGTCGCGGTGTTCGCGTACGGTGTTGTTCCGCGCTTCGCCTCCGCCATCAGTTGGGCGGCGTTCCTGTTCATCAACGTCTTCGGGGAGGTCCTCGGTCCCATTCTCGGCCTGGAGTACGCCGTGGCGAATCAGGCCATCCCCTTCCACCACCTTCCGCGGATCCTCTCGGGCGGAGCATTCACTGTCACCCCTCTGCTGGTGTTGACAGGTCTGGCCGCGGCCCTGGGTACCACGGGAGTCCTGGTGCTCCGGCGCCGTGATCTCGCCTGA
- a CDS encoding cupin-like domain-containing protein, producing MHTGTHRLATEWQQWLAENLAQGATPEEIATALRAAGVSEEVAREEIAAAEKHPFVLAGRNIARRYARMEALMDLYSELHRQSGHHHGVEKRAGLSAEEFFTHYYFGHRPVVLQGLMEDWPALRRWSLDYFREHCGEVEVEIMSGRNANPNHAFEHDRHRATVRLAEFLRMIQEAGETNDFYMVPRNENWSREGLRRLREDVRAPSGIIDPALDPMMMTLLLGPAGTLTPLHHDNMNILLSQVLGRKHFKLVPSFQPHRVYPRHGTFSHVDVSNPDTTRHPAFQEADMVEVVLEPGEMIFIPVGWWHWVRALDVSASVSFHHFQIPEGNTHLMFPA from the coding sequence ATGCATACAGGAACCCACCGTCTGGCAACAGAATGGCAACAGTGGCTGGCGGAGAACCTCGCCCAGGGAGCCACTCCCGAGGAGATCGCCACCGCGCTCCGCGCAGCCGGGGTGAGCGAGGAGGTGGCACGCGAGGAGATCGCCGCCGCCGAGAAACACCCCTTCGTGCTGGCGGGGCGCAACATCGCCCGCCGCTACGCGCGCATGGAGGCGCTGATGGACCTCTACAGCGAGCTCCATCGCCAGTCAGGGCATCATCACGGCGTGGAGAAGCGGGCCGGGCTGTCCGCCGAGGAGTTCTTCACCCACTACTACTTCGGCCACCGCCCCGTCGTGTTGCAGGGGCTCATGGAGGACTGGCCCGCCCTGCGCCGCTGGTCTCTCGACTACTTCCGTGAGCACTGCGGCGAAGTCGAAGTGGAGATCATGTCCGGCCGCAACGCCAACCCGAACCACGCCTTCGAGCACGATCGGCACCGTGCCACCGTCCGGCTGGCGGAGTTCCTCCGGATGATTCAGGAGGCGGGCGAGACGAACGACTTCTACATGGTGCCGCGCAACGAGAACTGGTCGCGCGAAGGCCTGCGCCGCCTGCGTGAGGACGTCCGTGCCCCCAGCGGCATCATCGACCCGGCGCTCGATCCGATGATGATGACGCTGCTGCTCGGTCCCGCCGGCACCCTCACTCCGCTCCACCATGACAACATGAACATCCTGTTGTCCCAGGTCCTCGGCCGCAAACACTTCAAGCTCGTTCCTTCCTTCCAGCCCCACCGGGTATACCCGCGCCACGGCACCTTCAGTCACGTGGACGTCTCCAACCCGGACACCACGCGCCATCCCGCCTTCCAGGAAGCGGACATGGTGGAGGTGGTGCTCGAGCCGGGAGAGATGATCTTCATCCCGGTGGGCTGGTGGCACTGGGTGCGCGCGCTCGACGTCAGTGCGTCGGTCAGCTTCCACCACTTCCAGATCCCAGAGGGGAACACCCACCTGATGTTCCCCGCCTGA
- a CDS encoding TolB family protein, translated as MSVSSLVRSPMLLSLLTLATPALAQETAAPCVPEVLAPGFVSLPDQEEYRIVFTPDGRTAFWGVSTGFFPSSRQSTIVFSEWRHGQWSEPRVAPFSGEFSDIDPFVSPDGRSLFFSSIRPVDGVAREDAELWVVERQGTGWSEPRHLGAAVNSTSDELYPSVDAWGTLYFGSDRPGGFGGWDLWRSRRRANGSYGPAENLGAALNTSYWEFNPTVTADGNTLLFASINRPDGFGSGDLYVARRQRDEWKPARNLGPVVNTERDEYHPSLSADRRTLFFVRHQYEPFLPGDLYHVSAHAAGVHSWGY; from the coding sequence ATGTCCGTGTCTTCCCTCGTCCGTTCCCCGATGCTGCTCTCGCTGCTCACCCTGGCCACGCCCGCCCTCGCCCAGGAGACCGCCGCGCCGTGCGTACCGGAGGTGCTCGCCCCCGGCTTCGTCTCGTTGCCGGACCAGGAGGAGTACCGCATCGTCTTCACCCCCGACGGGCGCACCGCCTTCTGGGGCGTGAGTACCGGCTTCTTCCCCAGCTCTCGCCAGTCCACCATCGTCTTCTCCGAGTGGCGCCACGGCCAGTGGAGCGAGCCGCGCGTGGCGCCCTTCTCCGGCGAGTTCAGCGACATCGATCCGTTCGTGTCGCCGGATGGCCGCTCTCTCTTCTTCTCGTCCATCCGGCCGGTGGATGGCGTGGCCCGCGAGGACGCCGAGCTGTGGGTGGTGGAGCGCCAGGGCACGGGCTGGAGCGAGCCGCGTCACCTCGGCGCCGCCGTCAACAGCACCTCGGACGAGCTCTACCCCAGCGTGGATGCGTGGGGCACGCTGTACTTCGGCTCGGACCGGCCGGGCGGCTTCGGGGGCTGGGACCTCTGGCGCTCGCGCCGGCGGGCCAATGGCTCCTACGGCCCCGCGGAGAACCTCGGTGCCGCGCTCAACACCTCCTACTGGGAGTTCAACCCCACCGTGACGGCCGACGGGAACACGCTGCTCTTCGCCTCCATCAACCGACCGGACGGCTTCGGCTCGGGAGACCTCTACGTGGCCAGGCGCCAGCGCGATGAGTGGAAGCCCGCGCGCAACCTGGGCCCTGTCGTGAACACGGAGAGGGATGAGTACCACCCCTCCCTCTCCGCAGACAGGCGCACCCTCTTCTTCGTGCGCCATCAGTACGAGCCCTTCCTGCCCGGCGACCTGTACCACGTGAGCGCCCATGCGGCGGGCGTTCACTCCTGGGGGTATTGA
- a CDS encoding ArsR/SmtB family transcription factor, producing MFGAISHPARRRMLDLLVDGDRPVNAIAENFEMSRPAVSQHLRVLLDAGLVTEQRHGRERRYRLVPERLEPVRDWLAHYERFWDDNFTRLRRHLEKGNER from the coding sequence GTGTTCGGAGCGATCAGCCATCCGGCGCGGCGCCGCATGCTCGACCTGCTGGTCGACGGCGACCGCCCGGTGAATGCGATCGCCGAGAACTTCGAGATGAGCCGCCCGGCGGTGTCTCAGCACCTGCGCGTGCTCCTCGATGCGGGTCTCGTCACCGAGCAACGGCACGGCAGGGAACGGCGGTACCGCCTCGTGCCGGAGCGACTGGAGCCGGTGCGCGACTGGCTCGCTCACTACGAGCGGTTCTGGGACGACAATTTCACCCGCCTGCGGCGGCACCTCGAGAAGGGCAACGAGCGATGA
- a CDS encoding sensor histidine kinase translates to MDEQDETITEPEEVPPLPSWALWSGALGWWLADALVTVSQVRLLQYAGEAPTSEGPLWRMALGSSLLWVPITVLCLRLSEWFPLLRPRWRRAGAVHLAMLATVVLGRALFVVLTQDVFGWYARPPGFGTVLAQSVVNNVLPYVLMTAGAHALGLARRAHVRQQRASRLQARLAEARLQVLTSQLRPHFLFNALNAVAALVHKDPDAAERMLARLGDLLRHGLESSGRQEVTLREELDALAPYLDIERTRFGERLAVEWRLAPDVLDARIPHLALQLLVENAIRHGLAPRAEPGRVLISAARDGDSLHVQVRDDGVGLPPSGLPRHGRGVGLSNLRARLAALHGTRATLELRPGQPRGTVAELRLPLPSRGGEVAA, encoded by the coding sequence ATGGACGAGCAGGACGAAACAATCACCGAGCCCGAGGAGGTCCCTCCCCTGCCCTCCTGGGCACTCTGGAGCGGGGCCCTGGGCTGGTGGCTGGCGGACGCACTGGTCACGGTCAGCCAGGTGCGACTGCTGCAATACGCGGGAGAGGCGCCCACCAGCGAGGGACCGCTGTGGCGCATGGCCCTGGGCAGCTCGCTGCTGTGGGTTCCCATCACGGTGCTGTGTCTGCGTTTGTCCGAGTGGTTTCCACTCCTCCGCCCCCGGTGGAGGCGCGCGGGCGCCGTGCACCTCGCCATGCTCGCCACCGTGGTGCTGGGGCGTGCGCTGTTCGTCGTCCTCACCCAGGACGTCTTCGGCTGGTACGCCCGCCCGCCAGGCTTCGGTACCGTGCTGGCGCAGAGCGTGGTCAACAATGTGTTGCCCTACGTGCTGATGACCGCCGGGGCCCACGCGCTGGGGCTCGCCCGCCGCGCCCACGTGCGCCAGCAGCGCGCGTCGCGGCTGCAGGCCCGGCTCGCCGAGGCCCGGCTCCAGGTGCTCACCTCGCAGCTCCGGCCCCACTTCCTCTTCAATGCCCTCAACGCCGTGGCCGCCCTGGTGCACAAGGACCCCGACGCGGCGGAGCGCATGCTCGCGCGGCTGGGAGACCTGCTGCGCCATGGCCTGGAGTCCTCCGGACGCCAGGAGGTGACGTTGCGCGAGGAGCTGGACGCGCTCGCGCCCTACCTGGACATCGAGCGCACGCGCTTCGGCGAGCGGCTCGCGGTGGAGTGGCGGCTCGCCCCCGACGTGCTCGACGCGCGCATCCCCCACCTGGCGCTGCAACTGCTCGTGGAGAACGCCATCCGTCACGGGCTCGCGCCCCGGGCCGAGCCCGGCCGGGTGCTCATCAGCGCCGCGCGGGACGGGGACTCGCTGCACGTGCAGGTGCGGGACGATGGCGTGGGCCTGCCTCCCTCGGGACTGCCCCGGCATGGCCGGGGCGTGGGCCTGTCCAACCTGCGCGCGCGCCTGGCCGCCCTCCATGGCACTCGCGCCACCCTGGAACTGAGGCCCGGGCAGCCTCGTGGCACCGTGGCCGAGCTGCGTCTGCCGTTGCCCTCGCGGGGCGGTGAGGTGGCTGCGTGA
- a CDS encoding DUF5953 family protein, with the protein MTDKRKKMTLIVYAPALVGADGRPVAVVHGMERAFPGLRLGWRISETGQFIPLPQRDATVAQERPNGGFPLLSNGNESALVTVTGWESPAGISPGGQAQLEVHARLPLTPEAIAAAADVLEAVAEAARAYWGHATPFRASVDIARQTKNRPDDLEPPPRGLPVIKSPGAIRSPEIPHRLGWLNYWSAAAAQAIGFPDPARDADLLSRARRTATDGWVVQLTEVPLDLDNPAHLDALKRAYERFPEIGGRSIP; encoded by the coding sequence ATGACGGACAAGCGAAAAAAGATGACCCTCATCGTCTACGCGCCCGCGCTCGTGGGCGCCGACGGCCGCCCTGTGGCCGTGGTTCATGGAATGGAGCGTGCGTTCCCTGGCCTGCGCCTGGGTTGGAGGATTTCTGAAACGGGGCAGTTCATCCCATTGCCGCAGCGCGACGCGACGGTCGCTCAAGAGCGGCCGAACGGGGGATTTCCGCTCCTCAGCAACGGCAATGAGAGCGCCCTCGTGACGGTGACGGGATGGGAAAGCCCGGCGGGCATCTCGCCGGGCGGTCAGGCCCAGCTCGAGGTACATGCGAGGCTGCCCCTGACGCCAGAGGCCATCGCGGCAGCCGCAGACGTGCTGGAGGCCGTGGCAGAAGCCGCGCGCGCGTACTGGGGGCATGCCACGCCGTTCAGGGCAAGCGTGGACATCGCGCGCCAGACGAAGAATCGGCCAGACGACCTGGAGCCTCCTCCTCGCGGGCTGCCGGTGATCAAGTCCCCTGGTGCCATACGCTCGCCTGAGATTCCGCATCGCCTCGGGTGGCTCAATTACTGGTCGGCCGCCGCCGCGCAAGCCATCGGTTTCCCGGACCCGGCCCGTGATGCGGATCTGCTCTCGCGGGCGCGGCGCACGGCGACGGACGGGTGGGTTGTTCAGCTCACGGAGGTGCCGCTCGACTTGGACAACCCCGCCCACCTGGACGCGCTCAAACGGGCCTACGAGCGCTTCCCGGAGATCGGCGGGCGCTCCATCCCTTGA
- a CDS encoding FAD-binding oxidoreductase — MQPESVPGERWLEKPERHQERHAAKVERIARQLRQRTSTRPVSLKKKTPPHQVPKRNDRRRSDEKIDLSDLDQIIEIDPVGMTCTVEPAVTFDEVVRTTLPYGLIPIIVPEHKTITLGGAVAGCSIESMSFRYGGFHDTCLEYELITAKGDVLRCSPDQHPLVFQMIHGSFGTLGILSKLKFKLVRAAPYVHVTYETYSTLEAFQQAIWRHFTAQDADYLDGQIFSPTKHVLCVGRFAERAPYVSRYDWLKAYCESIPRLSEDYLTVYDYLFRYDRGVTHVTPRSLVGRALFGKLVHSDSVLRAADRFHPFLPTKNPQVIVDVFVPFSRTAEFMDWYHREMHFYPVWCVPYRRMRDYEWLTPQWWSGVKDPLFLDLAVYGLPQRAGRNIYKEFEDELLRVNGTKTLISYNYYDEQTFWSLWNKETYQAVKQLTDPDNIFRDLYTKTCRAALGLEEQAPGAGTTVH, encoded by the coding sequence ATGCAACCGGAATCGGTGCCTGGCGAACGTTGGCTGGAGAAACCCGAGCGGCACCAGGAGCGTCACGCGGCGAAGGTCGAGCGGATCGCTCGGCAACTGCGCCAACGCACGAGCACCCGGCCCGTGTCCCTCAAGAAGAAGACGCCGCCTCACCAGGTCCCCAAGCGCAACGACCGGCGGCGCAGCGACGAGAAGATCGACCTGAGTGACCTCGATCAGATCATCGAGATCGATCCCGTGGGGATGACCTGCACGGTCGAGCCCGCCGTCACCTTCGACGAGGTGGTCCGCACGACCCTGCCCTACGGGCTCATTCCCATCATCGTCCCCGAGCACAAGACCATCACCCTCGGCGGCGCCGTCGCGGGCTGTTCCATCGAGTCCATGTCCTTCCGGTACGGGGGCTTCCACGACACCTGCCTCGAATACGAGCTCATCACCGCCAAGGGAGACGTGCTGCGCTGCTCCCCCGACCAGCACCCGCTCGTGTTCCAGATGATCCACGGCTCGTTCGGGACGCTCGGCATCCTCTCGAAACTGAAGTTCAAGCTCGTGCGCGCCGCGCCCTACGTGCACGTGACGTATGAGACCTACTCCACGCTCGAGGCCTTCCAGCAGGCCATCTGGCGCCACTTCACCGCCCAGGACGCGGACTATCTCGACGGGCAGATCTTCTCACCGACGAAGCACGTGCTGTGCGTGGGCCGCTTCGCGGAGCGCGCGCCCTATGTGAGCCGCTATGACTGGCTCAAGGCGTATTGTGAGAGCATCCCCCGGCTCTCCGAGGACTACCTCACCGTCTATGACTATCTCTTCCGCTACGACCGGGGTGTCACCCACGTTACGCCGAGGAGCCTCGTCGGCCGGGCACTGTTCGGCAAGCTGGTGCACTCGGACAGCGTGCTGAGGGCCGCGGACCGCTTCCACCCCTTCCTGCCCACGAAGAACCCGCAGGTCATCGTGGACGTGTTCGTCCCCTTCTCGCGCACGGCCGAGTTCATGGACTGGTACCACCGCGAGATGCACTTCTACCCGGTGTGGTGCGTCCCCTACCGCCGGATGCGGGATTACGAGTGGCTCACGCCCCAGTGGTGGTCCGGCGTGAAGGATCCGCTGTTCCTCGACCTCGCGGTCTACGGGCTGCCGCAGCGGGCGGGCCGCAACATCTACAAGGAATTCGAGGACGAGCTGCTGCGCGTCAACGGCACCAAGACGCTCATCTCATACAACTACTACGACGAGCAGACCTTCTGGAGCCTCTGGAACAAGGAGACCTACCAGGCCGTGAAACAGCTCACCGACCCGGACAACATCTTCCGCGACCTCTACACGAAGACGTGCCGGGCGGCGCTCGGACTCGAGGAACAGGCGCCCGGCGCCGGGACCACCGTGCACTAA
- a CDS encoding SRPBCC family protein: protein MMTKTIRRELKFTQSPAVVWRALATSEALADWMYPNDFEPRVGHRFTFRVPPDPRARFDGLVVHCEVLRCLPPSELEFTWVVGEGWLDTRVSYRLEADGDGTRVLFEHSGFKEDQAFHGAEFGWKMMHGKLAKTLEKASGGAALPSPVSDNPALKA from the coding sequence ATGATGACGAAGACAATCCGACGGGAGCTGAAGTTCACCCAGTCGCCCGCCGTAGTGTGGCGCGCGCTCGCGACCAGCGAGGCGCTCGCCGACTGGATGTACCCGAACGACTTCGAGCCGCGCGTCGGGCATCGCTTCACGTTCCGCGTGCCTCCAGACCCTCGGGCCAGGTTCGATGGTCTCGTCGTGCACTGCGAGGTGCTCCGGTGCCTTCCTCCGTCCGAGCTCGAGTTCACGTGGGTCGTTGGCGAGGGCTGGCTGGATACGCGCGTCAGCTACCGCCTCGAGGCCGATGGCGATGGAACGCGCGTGCTCTTCGAGCACTCCGGCTTCAAGGAGGACCAGGCGTTCCACGGCGCCGAGTTCGGCTGGAAGATGATGCACGGAAAGCTCGCCAAGACGCTCGAGAAGGCGTCGGGCGGCGCCGCTCTGCCTTCTCCTGTCAGCGACAACCCGGCCCTCAAGGCCTGA
- a CDS encoding DUF6310 domain-containing protein, translating into MASVGAGAAGIGLCVLAAPELIVGAVIVAGVVVVGFAIKEALDAYELKWADPEDARPAPETRPVPETKPTPQNPSPKQRPTPEPRGPDFPPIGPTETSERDRSRCEPVPVKYHLGGNKLHDKCANRIPNNSFPGGDVFVNGKNFDALQLATRTLWEVKTDNFDTYTEALQEIVITDQVAKLLRELELARACGFAFRVGVRREAHKEALEDADPRLRGLIEVMDWC; encoded by the coding sequence GTGGCCTCGGTGGGTGCCGGTGCAGCGGGAATCGGGCTGTGCGTCCTGGCGGCCCCGGAGCTCATCGTGGGAGCGGTAATCGTCGCGGGCGTGGTGGTGGTGGGATTCGCCATCAAAGAGGCCCTGGATGCGTATGAGCTGAAATGGGCCGATCCCGAGGACGCAAGGCCCGCGCCTGAAACGCGGCCCGTGCCTGAAACAAAGCCCACTCCGCAGAACCCCTCACCGAAACAAAGGCCCACGCCGGAGCCAAGAGGGCCGGATTTCCCTCCCATTGGGCCAACCGAAACCTCGGAGCGAGATCGCAGCAGGTGCGAGCCCGTCCCGGTGAAGTACCACCTCGGCGGTAATAAACTGCACGACAAGTGCGCCAACAGAATTCCGAACAACAGTTTCCCCGGCGGGGATGTGTTCGTGAATGGGAAAAACTTCGACGCGCTACAATTGGCCACGCGCACGCTCTGGGAAGTCAAGACCGACAACTTCGACACGTACACGGAGGCCCTTCAAGAAATTGTGATCACCGATCAGGTGGCGAAGTTGCTGCGCGAACTCGAACTCGCCAGAGCCTGCGGATTTGCCTTCCGCGTCGGTGTGCGCAGGGAAGCGCACAAGGAAGCACTGGAAGATGCGGACCCAAGACTCAGGGGCCTTATCGAGGTCATGGACTGGTGCTGA